The segment TGGCGCCCGAGCCGGCGGCGAGTGCTGCGAAGAAGAGCGCTGAGACGATGACTCCGCCCGGGTGGAGGCGGGCGAGGAGGGCCACCGCGATCGCGGTGTAGCCCTGGCCCCCGGAGAACTGCTCGAAGAGGCGGTGGGTGACGCCGGCCACCTCGATGCCGCCGGCGAGCCCCGCGAGGCCGCCGCTCACGAGCATCGCGCTCATCGTCGCCCGCCCGGGGGCGAGCCCGGCGAGACGCGCCGCGAGGAAGTTCTCGCCCGCGGCGCGCCAACGAAAGCCGAGGGTCGTGCGATGGAGCAGGAACCAGACGAGCGGCGCCGCGGCGAGCGCGAGCAGGACGCCGCCGTGCAGGCCGCTTCCGAGCGCGGGCAGCTCGGCGGCGGCCGGCAGCGGGTCGCTCTGCGGATACCTTCCGGCCGCCTCCATGAGTGGTCCGTGGACCGCGAAGCCGACGAGGCGAGCGGCGACGAAGTTCAGCATGATGGTCGAGATCACCTCGTTCACCTGCCGGCGGAGCTTCAACGCGGCGGCGAGGCCGGCCCAGAGCGCGCCGGCGACGATGCCGCACGCGAGCGCCGCCGGGAGCGCGAGCGTCCGGTCGCCCGCCGCCTGCGCCGCGGCCGTCGCGGCGAGCGCGCCCACCAGCAGCTGTCCGTCGGCGCCGATGTTCCAGACGCCGCTCCGGAACGCGATGGCGACCGCGAGGCCCATCAGCGCGAGCGGGCAGCTCTTCACGAGCGTGTCGACGAGCGCGAAACGGTCGCCGAACGCGCCTTCGACGAGGGCGCCGAGCGCGGCGAGCGGGTCGGCGCCGGCGGCCGCGAGTACGAGGCCGCTCACGAGGAGCGCGGCGCCGGCGGCCGCGGCCGGCGCCGCGAGCCGGCGCGGGTCGGGGCCGCGCGTCACGCGAGTCCCGCCATCGCGGCGCCGATGCGCTCGCGGTCGATCGGGGGAAGCGGCCCCGCGAGCCGGCCGCGATAGAGCACCCACAGGCGGTCGGCGACGGCGGCGAGCTCGTCGAGATCCGTCGAGAAGATGACGACCGCCGCGCCGGCGGCCGCGGCCGCCGCGAGCGTCGCGTGTACGTGGGCGGTCGCCGCGATGTCGAGCCCGCGCGTCGGGTTCACCGCGACCAGCACGCGCGGCGCCGTCGCGAGCGCGCGGCCGATCACGATGCGCTGCTGATTCCCGCCGGAGAGGGCGCCGATCGGGTGCTCGAGGCTCGGGGCGGCGACCCGGTACGCGCGGACGAGGTCGCCCGCGAAGGCGCGTGCCCGCGCTGCGTCGAGGATCCCGTGCGCGGCGAAGCGCGCCAGCAGCGGGGCGGCGAGGATCGCGTTCTCCCAGACCGTGAGCCCGGTCGCGAGCGCCTCGCGCCGACGGTCGCCGGGGATGAGGGCGAGACCGGCCGCGATCGCGGCCCGCACGTCGCCTGCGGGCAGCGTCGTGCCGTGGACGACCACCGTGCCGCGGCGCGGGAGGACGCCGGCGAGCGCCCCGGCGAGCTCGTCCTGGCCGTTGCCGTCGACGCCGGCGACGCCGCAGATCTCGCCGGCGGCGACGGTGAGGTCGACCGCCGCGAGCGCGACCCGGCCGCGGCCCGCGTCGGTCGTGACGTCGCGCGCGACGAGCGCGCCGGTCTCGCGCGGCGACGCCGTACGCGGGGCCGGACCAGCTACGCCGCCGGCGCCGACCATGAGGCGGGCGAGCTCGCGCGCCGTGACCTCGCGCGCGGCGACCGTCGTAACGCGCTTCCCCTCGCGGAGCACCGTCACGGCGTCGCAGAGCGCGAGCGCTTCGTCGAGCTTGTGGGTCACGAAGACGACGAGCATGCCGCCGTCGCGGAGCCGCCGCAGCGTCAGGAACAGATCCGCGGTCTCGTGCGGCGTGAGGACTGCCGTCGGCTCGTCGAGCAGGAGCACGCGCGGCGCCGCCGAGAGCGCGCGCAGGATCTCGACGCGGGCCTGCATGCCGACCGGCAGCGTGCCGCACGGCGCGCTCGGGTCGCCGACGTCGAGACCGTGCGCTGCCGCGAGATCGCGCGCCGCGGCGGCGAGCGCCGCCGGCGCGAGCCACGCGCCCGTCGTCTCCGGCTGTCCGAGCGCCAGGTTCTCCGCGACCGACAGGGCGCCGACCAGCGCGAAGTGCTGGTGTACGACACCGACGCCGGCCGCGCGTGCGGCGCGCGGATCGCCAGGTGCGAGCGGGACACCGTCGACGGCGATCGTGCCGTCGCCGGCGCGCGCCGCGCCGGCGACGAGGCGTACGAGCGTCGACTTGCCGGCGCCGTTCTCGCCGAGGACGCCGTGGATGGAGCCGGCCGGGAGGTCGAGATCGAGGGGCGCCAGCGCCGTGAGGTCTCCGTAGCGCTTGGCGATCCCGCGCAGCGAGAGCCTCGGCGTCGTCATCGCCGGCGGGTCGGGTCCGGCGATCAGAACGCCGCCGTCGGGACCTTCAGCTCACCGGCGCGGATCGCGGCCTCGGTCCGCAGGAGCGCGTTTCGCACATCGGCGGGGATCTTTCCCTCGAGCGCGGGATTGAACACGACCGCGACTGCGCCGTCGGCCATGTGCTCCTCGATGATGCGACTCTTGAACGTGCCGTCCTTCACCTCGCGGGCGATCGCGACGAAGGCCGCCGGAATGTCGATCACGGCGCTCGCGAGGACGACGTTCGGCGCGACCTCGTGCTGCGCCCGGTTCGAGCCGAAGGCGTAGATGCCGCGCTCGCCGGCCGCCTGGAAGACGCCGGGTCCAGCCGCGTCGGCGTTCTGCAGCACGAAGCGGCAGCCGCGGTCGATGAGCGCCAGCGTCGCCGTGCGCGCCGCGCCGACGTCGTCCCAGTTGCCGAGGTACGACGTCGGCACGGGGTAGCCCGGCTTCGCGTGCGCGGCGCCCGCCTGGAACGCGATGAACGTGCTCTTGACCGATGGGATCTCCATGCCGCCGACCGCACACGCCGCGCCGTCGGGCGCCATCCGGGCGGCGAGCTCGCCGAGCACGAAGGTCGCTTCCTCGAGGCGGAACACGATCGGCGCCACGTTCGGGCGAACCGTGCTGCCCGACGTCGTGAGGAACACCGTGTTCGGGAACTCGGGCGCGACCTTCGCCGCCGCGTCCTGGAACTCGAAGCCGTGGCCGATCACGAGCCGGAAGCCGCGCCGCGCATAGTCGCGATACGCCTGCTCGAACTCGGACGGAGTGCGCGTCTCGACCTGGCTGATCTCGGCGCCGAGCCGGTCGCGCACGGCGAGGAGCCCTTCGTATGCGGCGGCGTTCCAGCCGGCGTCGCTGATCGGACCCGGGCTCAAGAGAGCGACCTTGAAGCCTCCGGTGCTTCCGCCGGAAGTGCACGCGCCGATGCTTCCGACCGCCACGACCGCGGCGACGAGGCGCGCGAGACGTCTCGACATGGCGGCGGACGCTACCGGGCGTCGGAGCGGGCCGCAACTCCGGCGAGACCGGAAGGACGGCATTCGCCGAGGGCGTGGCTGCCTCGCGCGCTCGCGCCGGTTCCCTCGAGCACCGACGTTCTCCACGACCTGTCCCGGAGGAGGAGCCGGCCTCTCCGACGTGAAGCCGTGGTCACGTTCGCGGCAGAACGATCCTCGCGACCTGCTCGAGCACCCACTCAGCGTCCGCAAACGCGCGATCGGCGTCGGTGCGCGTGTAGAACTCGGATGGAATCAGGTCCTCACTACCGTAGAAGGCGATTTCGCGGTCCTTCCGCAGCGCCTTGGAGATCTCGGCCATTCGGTGCGCGTGCGGCCGTGCGGTGGCAGGCAAGCGCCCCGCCTCGGCAACGATGATGGCGCCGACGTCGTGGATCTGGGGCACCGTGACGCCGCTCGCGCGCAAGAGCGCCTTCAAGCAGAGCTCGATGATTTCCTGAGCTTCCCGCATCACGTCGGCGTGTGCGCCGCGCGCGAGCAATACCCGGAGCGCCTCGAGGCGATGGCCGGCGCGTGTCACGTAGTCGGCTTCGAGCTTCGGGTTCGTCATCCGGCCCTCCGCCAGTACGACACGCCATGGACCGAACGCCGCTCGAAGCGACCCGTGTCCACGAGCCCTCGAACGTGCCCCAGAAAGGCCGCGAGCCTATTCCCCGGGTCCGTGAGAATCGCGTGCCGCTCGCTCACTTCCAACCACAGGGACGACGGCTCAGCGTCGGGACCGGGGAGATGCACGAAATGCGGCGAGACGCCGGGAAGCACCGCGTGGATCCCGGACGCGACCTGCGCGTCCCACTCTCGGTACAAGTCTCGCCGTATGGGGTCCTTGGGTACGAGCACCACGAGCAGGTCCCAGTCCGAATCGACCCGCGCGCGACTGCCGACTCGCGATCCGAAGAGTGCGACGGCGAGGAGACGCGGGCCGTAGTAGGCCTCGATCGCGGCCGTCACCCGGTGCAGTCGCGGCTCGATCATGGAGGCAACCGTAGCATAGACGGGGAACCATCCCCACTCCCGAACGCCAGAGCGCTTGCCGAGGCGCGCGGAAAGCTGGCACTCGGCGTCGGCCTCGCGCGGCGCGGAGGCGTGCCCCGTCGCGAATTGCAGGGGTAGGTGAAACTCGCTACGAGCGGGACGATGAAGATCCGCGTGCGTGGTGGGGACCCGACGTCGATCGCGGCCGACGTCATGATCGTTGCGGTGGCCGCGGGGGAAGAGGACGGGCGCGAGATGCGAGCGCTCGCGCGGCGCGCCGGCGGCGCGGCGTTGAAGCGCGCGCTCGCCGCGACGCGCTTCCGCGGCCGATCCGGTCAAGCGACCGTGCTGCCGGTGCAGGGACCACGCCGGCAGGCGGTCATGGTCGTCGGGCTTGGCGACGAGGCGCGGATCGACGCCGAAGCCTGGCGGCGCGCCGCCGGCCAGGCCCGCCAGCTTGCCGGCACGCTCGGCGCGACGCGCGTCGTGGTCGCCGGCGGCGCGCGGGCCATCGACACCACGCAGCTCGCGGCCTTCGTCGAGGGCTTCGAGCTCGCCGCCTACCGTTTCGGCAAGTACAAGTCCGAGCCCGATCCCGTGCCGCCGGTCGCCGAGCTGACTTTCGTCGTCGCCGATCCGCCCGCCGAGGAGAGCTTGGCTTCCGTGTGGAGCGCGCTCGAGGTGACGCTCGCCGGCGTGACGCTCGCGCGCGATCTCGTGAACGAGCCGGCGGCGGTGAAGACGCCGACCTACATCGCCGACGTTGCGAAGAGGGCCGGAAAGGATGCCGGCCTCGAGGTCGAGGTCTGGGACCCGAAGCGCATCGCGAGCGAAAAGCTCGCCGGCCTCATTGCGGTCGCGCGCGGCAGCAGCGAGGAGCCGCGCTTCGTGCGCCTCCGCTATCGCGCCAAGGGCGCGAAGCGTCGAGTTGCGCTCGTCGGCAAGGGCATCACGTTCGACTCCGGCGGCCTGTCGCTGAAGCCCGCGAAGAGCATGGAGACGATGAAGTGCGACATGGCCGGGGCGGCGGCGGTGCTCGGCACGATGACCGCGCTCGCGCGCCTGAAGCCGGTGGTCGAGGTGGAGGGCTTCATCCCGATCACCGAGAACCTGCCGGGCGGAAGGGCGCAGAAGCCGGGCGACGTGATCCGCTACCGGAACGACAAGACCGTCGAGGTGCTGAACACCGACGCCGAGGGCCGCCTGGTTCTCGCCGACGCGCTCCTCCTCGCCGCGGATACGAAACCGGACGCCATCATCGACCTCGCGACGCTGACGGGAGCCTGCATGGTGGCGCTCGGCACGCAGGTCGCCGGGCTCTTCGCGAACGATCAGGCGCTCGCCGATCGTCTGCTGGCGGTCGGCGCCGAGACCGGCGAGCCACTCTGGCAGATGCCGCTCGTCGCCGAGTACAAGGACGACATCAAGAGCGCCGTCGCGGACATCAAGAACATCGGCGGCGGGCACGCCGGCAGCATCACCGCGGCGCTCTTCCTCCAGGAGTTCGTCGGCGCGACGCCATGGGTCCACCTCGACATCGCCGGTCCGGCGTTTATCGAGAAGGCGCTGCCGTACGCTCCGAAAGGCGGCACGGGCTTCGGCGTGCGGACGCTGGTCCGCTACCTCACGAGCCTCGCCGCCGGCGCGTGAGGTGCGGAGGTTGACAGGAATCAGTAGCTGCGTCTTCGCCCCGGCGAAGTTGACCGGATTCCCGTTGTCGGCCGTTCACGTTTGTACCGCCGTTCGCCACAGCCTGTCGTCGTGTGGCTCCCGGGTCCGCCACCACCTCATCCGATCACCTGGACGATATCGGCCTCGTCGATACGTCCGTCGTTGGTCGGTAGCGACGCGCCATCGTGCAGTGCTGTGGCCACGATCAGCATGTCGGCTGGATCGCGCAGGGTGGTGAGACGTGCGGCTCCCGCCATGATCGGCTCGCTGAGAGCACGCTTCGCCGCCGCGCAACTTCGTCGACGAGTCGAAGGCAGTGGACCTTGAGCTCGGAGATCGCCACCGTCTTCCTCAGGGGACGCTCCTGACAGGACTGTAGTCAACTGTAAATGGTCAAAAGGAGCACGGTCGTGCGCCTACGGGCAGACCCGCAGACCGTCAACGAATGTCGCTACCTCAGCCGCGCCGTTTGCCGGACGCGGCCTTCTTCGCGGGTTTCGTGGACTTGGCGCTCGGTCCGGACTTCGCGGGCTTCGTTGCGGCCTGGCGCGCCGGCGGCTTCCCCCGCTCGATGACGCGTCTGCGCGTGTCGACCTTCGCCTCGCGGACCGTCGCCGATCGCGTGTGCGCGGTCTGTACGTCGCGGCGGCCGCGCTGGTAGCGCCGCGGCGCCGTGCGCGCGATCTGCGTCGCGCTCCGTTTGCCCTGCGCGACCGCGGTGCTGCGGCTGCCCTTGGCGATGCTCCGTCCGTTCCGTCCGCCGCGGGCGCTTCGCACCACCTGGCGGCGTGGGTGCACCGGCTCGACGTAGGTTGCGAGGCCGATGCGCAGCGGCTCCGCCTTGCCGGCAGGGACGCGCAACGAGTAGCCGCTCGGCGTGATGCCGCTTCGGAGCGCCGGGTTCAGCTCGGCGAGCTCGCTCGCCGTGACGCCGCAGAGCTCGGCGGCGGCGCGTAGCGATACCATACGGTCGACGTCGACCATCTCGTAGTGCTCGGGTGTGTGATCGGTCGGGGTCTCGAAGCCGTAATCCTCTGGCGCCATCGCGATCTGCACCGCGGCGAGGAACTTCGGCACGTACGCCGACGTCTCGCTCGGCAGGTAGCCGCGCTCGCGCATGTCCCAGTAGTCGTCGACGTCTTTGTTCGCGAGGATGCGGGCGACCCGGTACTCACCCGTGTTGTAGGCGGCGAGCGAGAGCTCCCAGTCGCCGAACATTCCGTGCAGATCCTTCAGGTACGCCGACGCGGCCTGCGTCGACTTGATGGGGTCGCGACGCTCGTCGACGAGCGAATCGATGCGGAGCCCGTAGCGCCGTCCGGTAGCCGGAATGAACTGCCACGGACCGGCGGCGCCCGCCGGAGACACCGCCTGGGGCCGGTATCCGCTCTCGATGAGGGGCAGGTACGCGAGCTCGGCGGGCAGGCCCTCGCGCACGAGGATGTCGCGCATGGACGGCAGATACTTGGCCCCCCGGGTGAGGGCGCCGTCGAAGAAGCCGCGTAGATGGGTCTGGAAGGCCGTGACGCGGCTCTGGACGGCCGGGTTCTCGACGTCACCCAAGGCCGATGGCACGTCCGGCTTCGCGTTCGCCCGGGCCCCGGCCGCCGCTCCCGGCGCGGCGCTCGTCATCGCCTGCTTCGCACTCGGACCGACGTGGAAGCAGCCACTGACCAGCATCGCGACCAGCGGGAGCAGGATGTGCGGACCGCCTCGGCGGAGCCACCCGTTTTCCCATGCGTTCGTCATTGCACCCCCTGAACCCCCGTCGACCTTCCGCCCACCCCACGAACGCTACCGGGCCGGTCCACGGCTCTGCCAGTCCCAAACGGCTCCGGGCGCTTGTACACGAAAAATTCCGGGATGCAAGCAAAAATCCGAGGCGGCGCGCCATATTAGGGCATGTGGTCGGGCGCTGGACGAGGCGCGTCAGAAGGCTTCGCAGGCGCGCTCGCAGGCGCGCTCGTATGACATTGTCCATGCGATCCGATGCGGCGTGCGCCCGGTCCGTCGAGCGGCCGCCATGCGAACGGGCACAGTGTTGCCGGGGTCGGGTTCCGGCTGGTAAGCCCGAACGCTCGTGTCGCTCACGTCGAAACGATCTCGCGCCGCCCGGATGGGACTTGCGGCGGCCCTGATCGCGGTCTCGGCGCTCCTCGGACAGGCGATCTTCCCGCACGTTCATGCCGCCCCGCTCGCGAACAAGGCGCCAACCGTGCGTGAGCTCGCGATTCCGGCGTGCGGCGAGCGCCGTCCCGCCGCTCTCGCCGCGACGACCCTTCCGAGCTCCGACGGCGACGCGCATCGGCACGCGCCGTCGAGCTGTCCGCTCTGTCGGGCCCAGATCGACGCCCGCTCGTCGGTGCCGTCGACGGCGCTGGCGTTGCCGGCTCCGACCCTCGGCGTCACGCCGTCCGTCCCGGATTCAGAGACGGCGCTCGCCGTCGCCGTCCGTGATTTCGCCGCTCCGCGCGGTCCTCCCAGCGCCTCCTGAAGCGAACGCTCTCCGTCTCGACCTAGACCCGAGACGCGTCGCGCGGATCGCGACGCCTTGCTTCGTCATTGGAGGAACCGATGAAGATTCACCACCGCTGGATCGCCGGCGTGGTCGCGGCCGCATTGGCCGCGACGCTCGCACCGGCACGGGTGCGCGCCGCCGACGACCTGGAGTCGCTGCGGCGCGAGATCGACGAGCTCCGCCGGCGCGACGCCGAGCGCCAACGCGAGATCGACGCGCTCGAGACCGAGGTGCAGCGCTTGCGGGACGCCCAAGGGATGCCGCAGCCCGCGGCGTTGCCGTCGCCGGCCGCCGCCGCGAGCGCCCTCGACCGCGCCGTCGGTGCGCTCGCGACGGAGCCGAGTGCGCCCGCCGCGCCCGTATCGTCGCCGGCGCTCGTCGCTCGCAGGATCGGGTCGGCCGAGATCAAGCTCCTCGACGTGTCGTTCGATACGATGCTGGCCGCTGGGGGCTCGACCGTGCCCGACCACGAGGTCGAGGAGCTCGAGGGCGGGGACCACGACCCGCAGCGGCGCGGCTTCACGCTCCAACAAGCCGAGCTGTCCTTCACGGGTGCCGTCGACCCCTACTTCACCGCCGAGGCGCACGTCGTCCTCAGCCCCGACCACGTCGAGCTCGAGGAGGCGTTCTTCACCTCGACGTCGCTGCCGTGGAACCTGCAGCTCGAGGGCGGCTACTTTCTGACCGAGTTCGGGCGCATCAACCCGACCCACTCGCACGCCTGGGACTGGATCGACCAGCCGATCGTCGTCACCCGCATGTTCGGCGGCGAAGGATTGCGGTCGCCGGGCGCGCGGCTCGCCTGGCTCTCGCCGCTGCCCTGGTTCGCCGAATTCCAGGTGGGCGTCCAGAACGCGAACGAGGAGCACACGACGCCGAGCTTCATGGGCGACGAGGCGATTGGCGGCCGCCCGGCCGAGAAGACGAACACCGGCAGCATGAAGGACCTCCTGTATCTGGCCCGCTGGAAGAACGCCTGGAACTGGAGCGGCGGCGTGACGACGCAGCTCGGCTTCTCTGGCCTCTTCGGCCCGAACGCGACGGGCGGCGACGGCCGCACCTATCTCTACGGCACCGACATGGTGTGGAAGTGGCAGCCGCCCGACCACTTCCGCGGCTGGCCCTTCGTGACGTGGCAGAGCGAGATCATGCGGCGCGACTACCGTGCCGCCGCCTACGTCGATCCCGAGGATCCGAACGCCGACCTCGCGGGCGATACGCTTCGCGACTGGGGCCTCTACGCGCAGGCGCTCTGGGGCTTTCACTATCAGTGGGCCGCTGGGCTCCGGTACGAGTACGCGGGTGGCAGCGGCGCCAGCGTCGACGGCCGACAGAACGATCCGCGCCGTGACGATCGCCATCGCGTCGCGCCGCTCATCATCTGGCAGCCATCCGAGTATGCGCGCATCCGGCTGCAATACGACTTCGACCACGCCGAGTTCCTCTCCGAGAAGGACGCGCACAGTGTCTGGCTTGGCTTCGAGGTGCTCTACGGCGCGCACCCGGCGCATCAGTACTGAGGAGACGGACCATGCATGGAGCGATCGTAATCGTCGCGGCGGCGGCACTGCTCCCGGCCGTCGCGTCGTCCGCTCGGGCCGAGCAACTGCTCGCCGTCTGTGCGACGGTGCCCGAGCTCGGCGCCATCGTCCGCGAGGTCGGTGGCGACCAGGTGGCCGTCGAGGTCTTCACCAAACCGACCGAAGACCCGCATTTCACACCGGCGCGTCCGAGCCTCATCAAGTCGTTGAACGCCTGCGAGCTGCTGGTTCAGGTCGGCATGGATCTCGAGATCGGCTGGCTTCCGTTGCTCGTGAAGAACGCGCGGAACGCCGCGGTGCTGCCCGGAGGCGCCGGCTTCCTCGACGCCTCGGCCACGATCACGCCGATCGACGTTCCGACGGGAGCCGTCGACCGCTCGATGGGCGACGTGCACCCGTACGGCAATCCGCATTATCTGCTCGATCCCGTGAACGGGATGCGGGTCGCGGCCGCGGTGCGGGACAGGCTCGCGGCACTCCGCCCGGCCGGGCAGACGGGCTTCGACGAACGGCTCGCCGCCTTCCGGCGGCGCGTCGCCGTCGGTCTCGTCGGCGCCGGGCTCACCGAGAAGTACGACGTCGAGAAGCTCGCGCTCCTCGCCGAGCACGGGAAGCTCCTCGAATTCCTCCGCAGTCAGGGGGAGGAGAAGGATCTCGGCGGTTGGCTCGGGGTGCTCGCCCACGACTTCGGCGCCAAGGTGATCGACGATCATCCCATGTGGCCGTACTTCGCGCGCCGGTTCGGGCTCGTCGTCGCCGCCCACCTCGAGCCGAAGCCCGGCATCCCGCCGACGACGAAGCACCTGGCCGACGTCATCGCGCTCGTGAGGCGCGAAGGGATTCGCGTGGTGCTCGCCTCGGCCTACTACGACCCGCGCCATGCCCGCTTCGTTGCCGGCGAGACCGGTGCCAAGGTGCTGGCGATGGCGAATCAGGCGGGGGCGCGGCCCGGGACGGAGGACTACGTGGCCTTCATAGACTACGACGTCCGGCAGGTCGCCGAGGGGCTGAAGCCGTGAGCGGCGCCGACCCGTTGGTGCGCGCCGTCGATCTGGCCCTCGGCTACGGCGGCGCCGTCGTGTTGCGGGACGTGCAGCTCGAGATCCGCGCCGGCGAGTACTGGTTCCTCGTCGGGCCGAACGGTTCGGGCAAGAGCACCTTCACCCGCGCGCTCTTCGGTATGGTCCGGCCGGCGGCGGGCGAACTGTGGGTCGATCCGGTGCGCGCGCCCCGACAACGCTGGGCGTTCGTGCCGCAGCGGAGCGTGGTCGACCCGTCGGTGCCGACGACGGTCCGCGAGCAGGTGGCGCTCGGGCTCGTCGGGATCCGCGTGACAGGCGAAGAAGCGGCGGCGCGCGTTGCGCACGCGCTCGAGCAGGTCGATCTTGCCGGGCGCGCCCTCGACGACTTCTGGGCGCTCTCGGGAGGGCAACGGCAACGCGTCATGCTCGCGCGCGCTCTCGTCCGTCGCCCGACCCTGCTCGTGCTCGACGAGCCCGAGGCCGGGCTCGATCTCGCGGCCGAGGAGCGGCTGCTCGCCCTCCTCGACGTGATCAATCGCGATTACGGCGTGACGCTCGTCCACGTCTCCCACGATCTCGGCAGCGTCGGCCGCCATGCGACGCACGTGGCGCTCTTTCACGACGGCGGCGTCGAGAGCGGGCCGGCCGCTGCGGTTCTGACGCGTGCACGGCTCGAGCGCGCATATGGGGTCGCCGTGCCGGCGGCGTTGGGGGCGATCGCGTGATCGCGAGCTTCGTCGCCTCGTGGCCGCTCTTCCACGACGCCTACCTTGCCGGGTGCTCGATCGCGCTCCTGCTGGCGCTCCTCGGCGTGGTCGTCGTGACGCGCGACCAGATCTTCTTCGGCGCCGCCGTCGCGCAGGCGTCGGTGCTCGGGATCGCCGTCGCGGTCTCGGTCGGCGGCCTGCCGGTGCTCGCCTGGTGCGCCTGGTGCGACGACGACTGGACGCACACCCTCGTCGGCGGAGTCTTCGCCGTCGCGGGCGCGCTCGCGACCGCGACGGCGCACCCGCGCGGCGAGAGCCCCGAGGCGCTCACCGGTTGGGTGTTCCTCACCGGAAGCTCCTTCGCGGTGCTCCTCCTCGCGCACAGTCCGCACGGGATGGACGAGATCAATCGCCTCCTCGCGAGCACCATCATCGGCGCGAGCGCCGTGGACGTCGCCCTCCTCACGGTCCTGTTCGCTGTGACGGCAGCCGCGGCCGCGACGTGGAGCGCGCCGCTCCGGCTGGTGCTCATGGACCCCGAGATGGCGAGCGCCGTCGGGCTCCGCATCGGGACGTGGCATCGCGCGCTCGCGATCGCGCTCGGTGTCGCCATGGGTCTCGCGATCCACGTCTCCGGCGTCGTGTTCAGCTTCGGCTTCCTGGTGCTGCCGGCGCTCGTCGCGAAGCAGCTCTGCCGTGAGGTTGGCCAGATGCTCTGGGTGAGCCCGCTCGTCGGGCTCGTCGCGGCGATCACGGGGTTCGTGGTGGCAAACGACCGCGACCTTCCGCCGGGGCAGGCGGCGGTCGCGGTCCTCTGCGTTCTGCTCGCCACCGCGTGGACCGGGCGCCGCCTGCGCGGCCGGTAGGGCGCGTCGGAACGATCGGCGCCTCTCAGCCCCGCGCCATGTTGCGCAGCACCATCTGCAGGATGCCGCCGTGGCGCAGGTAGTCGACCTCGATCGGGCTGTCGACGCGCGCGATCGCCGTGAAGACGATCGCGCTGCCGTCGGCGCGACGGGCGCGGACGGTGAGCTTCTTGCGGGGGGTCAGGGCGCCGAGACCCTCGATGGCATAGACCTCGAGACCGTCGAGCCCGAGCGTCGTCCGGCTCTGGCCCGCCTCGAATTGCAGCGGCACGACGCCCATGCCGACGAGGTTGCTGCGGTGGATGCGCTCGTAGCTCTCGGCGATCACCGCCTTCACGCCGAGCAGCAGCGTGCCCTTGGCGGCCCAGTCGCGCGAGCTTCCCGACCCGTACTCCTTGCCGGCGACGATCACGAGCGGCGTGCCCGCCGCGCGGTACTTCTCGGAGGCCTGGAAGATCCGCATCTCGACGCCGTCGGGGAGGTGCAGCGTCCAGTCGCCTTCCTTGCCGCCGACGAGCTCATTGCGGAGACGGACGTTCCCGAACGTGCCCCGCACCATCACCTGGTGGTTGCCGCGGCGCGCCCCGAAGCTGTTGAAGTCGC is part of the Deltaproteobacteria bacterium genome and harbors:
- a CDS encoding metal ABC transporter permease produces the protein MIASFVASWPLFHDAYLAGCSIALLLALLGVVVVTRDQIFFGAAVAQASVLGIAVAVSVGGLPVLAWCAWCDDDWTHTLVGGVFAVAGALATATAHPRGESPEALTGWVFLTGSSFAVLLLAHSPHGMDEINRLLASTIIGASAVDVALLTVLFAVTAAAAATWSAPLRLVLMDPEMASAVGLRIGTWHRALAIALGVAMGLAIHVSGVVFSFGFLVLPALVAKQLCREVGQMLWVSPLVGLVAAITGFVVANDRDLPPGQAAVAVLCVLLATAWTGRRLRGR
- a CDS encoding metal ABC transporter ATP-binding protein, with amino-acid sequence MSGADPLVRAVDLALGYGGAVVLRDVQLEIRAGEYWFLVGPNGSGKSTFTRALFGMVRPAAGELWVDPVRAPRQRWAFVPQRSVVDPSVPTTVREQVALGLVGIRVTGEEAAARVAHALEQVDLAGRALDDFWALSGGQRQRVMLARALVRRPTLLVLDEPEAGLDLAAEERLLALLDVINRDYGVTLVHVSHDLGSVGRHATHVALFHDGGVESGPAAAVLTRARLERAYGVAVPAALGAIA
- a CDS encoding zinc ABC transporter substrate-binding protein, which translates into the protein MHGAIVIVAAAALLPAVASSARAEQLLAVCATVPELGAIVREVGGDQVAVEVFTKPTEDPHFTPARPSLIKSLNACELLVQVGMDLEIGWLPLLVKNARNAAVLPGGAGFLDASATITPIDVPTGAVDRSMGDVHPYGNPHYLLDPVNGMRVAAAVRDRLAALRPAGQTGFDERLAAFRRRVAVGLVGAGLTEKYDVEKLALLAEHGKLLEFLRSQGEEKDLGGWLGVLAHDFGAKVIDDHPMWPYFARRFGLVVAAHLEPKPGIPPTTKHLADVIALVRREGIRVVLASAYYDPRHARFVAGETGAKVLAMANQAGARPGTEDYVAFIDYDVRQVAEGLKP